From a single Dryocola sp. LX212 genomic region:
- a CDS encoding retron St85 family RNA-directed DNA polymerase, whose product MQSPAFVPCPGAAPFASFSKESHAQGLPWALQLEATMLFSDRICDELGYSKRQLNSFLKNAPRKYRVYSIPKRTVGYRTIAHPSKKLKEIQRICDALLQDMLPVHNCAYAYKKGSSIKKNAMLHVSQSYLLKMDFSNFFNSITPDMFWSKVDELGIDINKKERGRLTKVLFWQPNRHDSDKLKLSIGAPTSPLISNFVAYEFDFFLSEWCLSQGIIYSRYADDLTFSTFKVGILFSVPRVVKAFLNKYFDGITVNEAKTKFSSKKHNRHVTGITLTDDGRISLGRDEKRRIFHFVHAFSLGELDPDLLSKLRGKIIFYEHIQPGIIKRLSDKYTEELILSLLKGD is encoded by the coding sequence GTGCAGAGCCCGGCCTTCGTACCTTGTCCGGGAGCTGCACCTTTCGCTTCCTTTAGTAAAGAGTCACACGCCCAAGGCTTGCCTTGGGCGCTTCAATTAGAGGCAACGATGCTTTTTTCAGATAGAATTTGCGATGAGTTAGGATATTCAAAGCGGCAACTCAATTCTTTCCTCAAAAATGCACCTAGGAAGTATCGGGTCTACTCTATTCCAAAGCGCACAGTCGGCTATCGAACAATCGCCCATCCTTCTAAAAAGCTGAAGGAAATTCAGCGTATCTGTGATGCTCTTTTGCAAGATATGTTGCCAGTTCATAATTGCGCTTATGCTTATAAGAAAGGCAGTAGCATTAAAAAAAATGCAATGCTTCATGTTTCCCAGTCGTATTTGCTAAAAATGGATTTTAGTAATTTCTTCAACTCAATTACACCAGATATGTTTTGGTCTAAAGTGGATGAGTTAGGGATCGATATAAATAAAAAAGAAAGGGGGAGGTTAACAAAGGTACTTTTTTGGCAACCGAACAGGCATGATTCTGATAAACTAAAATTAAGCATAGGCGCGCCTACTTCGCCACTAATAAGTAATTTTGTGGCGTACGAATTTGATTTTTTTCTTTCTGAATGGTGTCTTTCTCAAGGGATTATTTATAGCCGCTACGCTGATGATTTGACATTTTCAACATTCAAGGTTGGTATTTTATTTTCAGTGCCCAGAGTAGTTAAAGCATTTTTGAATAAATATTTTGATGGAATTACTGTTAATGAAGCAAAAACGAAATTTTCTTCGAAGAAGCATAATCGTCATGTTACAGGAATAACACTAACAGATGATGGTAGGATTTCACTGGGTAGAGATGAGAAGAGGCGTATTTTTCATTTTGTACATGCATTCTCTCTTGGAGAACTTGACCCGGATTTATTATCTAAACTTCGAGGCAAGATCATTTTTTATGAGCATATTCAACCGGGAATTATTAAGCGCTTATCAGATAAGTACACAGAAGAGTTAATTTTATCTTTGTTAAAGGGTGATTAA